From Phragmites australis chromosome 5, lpPhrAust1.1, whole genome shotgun sequence, a single genomic window includes:
- the LOC133919512 gene encoding protein REVEILLE 6-like isoform X1, which translates to MVSASTPPPPPTDASAAGDDGDASKKVRKPYTITKSRESWTEQEHDKFLEALQLFDRDWKKIEAFVGSKTVIQIRSHAQKYFLKVQKNGTSEHVPPPRPKRKAVHPYPQKASKNEPSSTLKTDSSSIHRNSGTNATVSSWAHNSIPPVVTSSMVKEDLGAGTMGPNNFCSSSSEGPPRAWQPGEANDQINQVSSLRLMPDFTQVYSFLGSVFDPSTSGHLQKLKEMNPIDVETALLLMRNLSINLTSPDFEDQRKLLSSYSTSDVLELGSSRS; encoded by the exons ATGGTCTCGGCcagcacgccgccgccgccgccgactgACGCCTCCGCGGCGGGGGATGACGGTGACGCCAGCAAGAAGGTGAGGAAGCCGTACACCATCACCAAGTCGCGGGAGAGCTGGACGGAGCAGGAGCACGACAAGTTCCTCGAGGCCCTGCAGCT GTTTGACCGTGACTGGAAAAAGATAGAAGCTTTTGTTGGCTCAAAGACTGTCATCCAG ATAAGGAGCCATGCACAGAAGTACTTTTTGAAGGTTCAGAAAAATGGAACCAGCGAACATGTCCCACCTCCGCGACCAAAGCGCAAAGCTGTTCATCCATATCCACAGAAGGCCTCCAAAAATG AACCAAGCTCTACACTCAAGACAGATTCATCTTCCATCCATAGGAACTCAGGCACGAACGCAACTGTTTCTTCATGGGCTCACAATTCCATCCCACCAGTTGTCACCTCATCTATGGTGAAAG AAGATTTAGGTGCTGGAACAATGGGTCCAAACAATTTCTGCTCGAGCAGTAGTGAAGGCCCTCCAAGGGCATGGCAACCTGGTGAAGCCAATGATCAGATAAATCAAGTTTCGTCACTCCGCC TTATGCCGGATTTTACGCAAGTATACAGCTTCTTGGGTAGTGTTTTTGATCCAAGCACAAGTGGTCATTTGCAGAAACTCAAGGAGATGAATCCAATTGATGTTGAAACG GCATTGTTGTTGATGAGGAATCTCTCCATCAATTTGACAAGTCCTGATTTTGAAGATCAA AGGAAGTTGCTATCTTCATATAGCACTTCTGATGTACTTGAGCTAGGGAGCTCCAGGAGTTAA
- the LOC133919512 gene encoding protein REVEILLE 6-like isoform X2 has translation MVSASTPPPPPTDASAAGDDGDASKKVRKPYTITKSRESWTEQEHDKFLEALQLFDRDWKKIEAFVGSKTVIQIRSHAQKYFLKVQKNGTSEHVPPPRPKRKAVHPYPQKASKNEPSSTLKTDSSSIHRNSGTNATVSSWAHNSIPPVVTSSMVKDLGAGTMGPNNFCSSSSEGPPRAWQPGEANDQINQVSSLRLMPDFTQVYSFLGSVFDPSTSGHLQKLKEMNPIDVETALLLMRNLSINLTSPDFEDQRKLLSSYSTSDVLELGSSRS, from the exons ATGGTCTCGGCcagcacgccgccgccgccgccgactgACGCCTCCGCGGCGGGGGATGACGGTGACGCCAGCAAGAAGGTGAGGAAGCCGTACACCATCACCAAGTCGCGGGAGAGCTGGACGGAGCAGGAGCACGACAAGTTCCTCGAGGCCCTGCAGCT GTTTGACCGTGACTGGAAAAAGATAGAAGCTTTTGTTGGCTCAAAGACTGTCATCCAG ATAAGGAGCCATGCACAGAAGTACTTTTTGAAGGTTCAGAAAAATGGAACCAGCGAACATGTCCCACCTCCGCGACCAAAGCGCAAAGCTGTTCATCCATATCCACAGAAGGCCTCCAAAAATG AACCAAGCTCTACACTCAAGACAGATTCATCTTCCATCCATAGGAACTCAGGCACGAACGCAACTGTTTCTTCATGGGCTCACAATTCCATCCCACCAGTTGTCACCTCATCTATGGTGAAAG ATTTAGGTGCTGGAACAATGGGTCCAAACAATTTCTGCTCGAGCAGTAGTGAAGGCCCTCCAAGGGCATGGCAACCTGGTGAAGCCAATGATCAGATAAATCAAGTTTCGTCACTCCGCC TTATGCCGGATTTTACGCAAGTATACAGCTTCTTGGGTAGTGTTTTTGATCCAAGCACAAGTGGTCATTTGCAGAAACTCAAGGAGATGAATCCAATTGATGTTGAAACG GCATTGTTGTTGATGAGGAATCTCTCCATCAATTTGACAAGTCCTGATTTTGAAGATCAA AGGAAGTTGCTATCTTCATATAGCACTTCTGATGTACTTGAGCTAGGGAGCTCCAGGAGTTAA
- the LOC133917659 gene encoding uncharacterized protein LOC133917659: MKGAAGGGGKETTMAFLLRFVLLLLLPLSVIYVFYTLHVILSSVPSCPPADPVTATASVVTHLANNNDLEPPSPPPPPAVPTATTLQHVVFGIAASARLWEKRKEYIKIWWRPGGGMRGFVWLDRPVRGSNVPEGLPPIKVSSDTSHFPYTHRRGHRSAIRISRIVSETFRLDLPGVRWFVMGDDDTVFLPDNLLAVLGRLDHRQPYYIGSPSESHLQNIYFSYGMAFGGGGFAISQPLAAKLERMQDACIRRYPSLYGSDDRIQACMAELGVPLTRHPGFHQYDVYGDLLGLLAAHPVAPLVSLHHLDVVRPLFPNARSRPAAVRRLFEGPVMLDSVGVMQQSICYDGANRWTVSVAWGFVVMVARGVISPREMETPARTFLNWYRRADYKSHAFNTRPLARNPCERPALYYLASARRAVARGGETTVTSYQRWRRRNDVRPACRWKITDPDAQLDTVLVLKKPDPALWDRSPRRNCCRVLSSPREGEDGNTTMTIDVGVCEDWEEISQL, translated from the exons ATGAAGGGGGCCGCCGGAGGAGGCGGCAAGGAGACCACGATGGCCTTCCTCCTCCGCTTCGTTCTTCTCCTCCTGCTTCCTCTCAGCGTCATCTACGTCTTCTACACCCTCCACGTCATTCTCTCCTCCGTCCCATCCTGCCCGCCAGCTGACCCCGTCACGGCCACCGCCTCGGTTGTCACCCACCTCGCCAACAACAATGACCTAGaaccgccatcgccgccgccgcctcccgcggtGCCCACGGCGACGACGCTGCAGCACGTGGTGTTCGGCATCGCGGCGTCGGCGCGCTTGTGGGAGAAACGGAAGGAGTACATCAAGATCTGGTGGCGCCCTGGCGGGGGCATGCGCGGGTTCGTGTGGCTGGACCGCCCAGTGCGGGGGTCCAACGTGCCGGAGGGGCTGCCGCCCATCAAGGTCTCCTCGGACACCTCCCACTTCCCCTACACCCACCGCCGCGGCCACCGCTCCGCCATCCGCATCTCCCGCATCGTCTCCGAGACCTTCCGCCTCGACCTCCCCGGCGTGCGATGGTTCGTCATGGGCGACGACGACACCGTCTTCCTCCCTGACAACCTCCTCGCCGTCCTCGGCAGGCTTGACCACCGCCAGCCCTACTACATTGGGTCCCCGTCCGAGAGCCACCTGCAGAACATCTACTTCTCGTACGGGATGGCATTCGGCGGCGGGGGCTTCGCCATCAGCCAGCCGCTGGCGGCGAAGCTGGAGCGGATGCAGGACGCGTGCATCCGCCGGTACCCATCGCTGTACGGCAGCGACGACCGCATCCAGGCGTGCATGGCGGAGCTGGGCGTGCCGCTCACGAGGCACCCAGGGTTCCACCAGTACGACGTGTACGGGgacctcctcggcctcctcgccgcgcaCCCCGTGGCACCGCTCGTTTCGCTGCACCACCTCGACGTGGTGCGGCCGCTGTTCCCCAACGCGCGGTCGCGTCCAGCCGCGGTGCGGAGGCTGTTCGAGGGCCCGGTGATGCTGGACTCGGTGGGGGTGATGCAGCAGTCGATATGCTACGACGGGGCCAACCGGTGGACGGTGTCCGTGGCGTGGGGATTCGTGGTGATGGTGGCGAGGGGCGTGATCTCACCGCGGGAGATGGAGACGCCGGCGCGCACGTTCCTCAACTGGTACCGGCGCGCGGACTACAAGTCGCACGCGTTCAACACGAGGCCGCTGGCGCGCAACCCGTGCGAGCGGCCCGCGCTGTACTACCTGGCGTCGGCGCGGCGCGCGGTGGCGCGCGGTGGGGAGACCACCGTGACGAGTTaccagcggtggcggcggcgtaACGACGTGCGCCCCGCGTGCCGGTGGAAGATCACCGACCCGGACGCGCAGCTCGACACCGTGCTCGTGCTTAAGAAGCCCGACCCTGCACTGTGGGACCGG TCTCCGAGGCGGAATTGCTGCAGAGTGTTGTCATCTCCCAGGGAAGGAGAGGACGGGAACACAACGATGACCATAGACGTGGGTGTATGTGAGGACTGGGAGGAGATCAGCCAACTGTAA